The sequence below is a genomic window from Salicibibacter cibarius.
GTGACGCTAGGCGTGCGGTTCATCGATTTTCGGGCTTTATGACCGCCCCGCGGGGACCCAATTGTTCCTCTCATAGCTGCTCGATCCCCGTTCGAGGGATTACTTCGCTTCTTTTGTTCCTCTCAGAGCTGTTCAACCGCCGTCTGAGGGATTACTTTGCTCTTCTTGTTCCTCTCAGAACTGCTCGTTCTCCGGTCACCTCATGTTTTTGAACGCAATTGTTTTTGCCAGTTGCCGATGGCTTGCATCGCTTCCAACGGCGTGATGTTCAATATATCCATGTCTCGTATTTGCTTGGCCACTTCGGCATCTTCGGGCGTTTCTTTTTTAACGGAACGGGTCGTTTTTTTCTCTTCTTCGTACGTAAACAACGGTAGCTGTTCATCATGGGCTATCCCATTTTCTTGCGGAACGTTCTCATATTCATCCAACAATGCACGCGCGCGTTCGATCACTGTATCGGGGAGGTGGGCCAATTGGGCAACGTGAATGCCGTAACTTTTATCAGCGCGCCCTTCCTCCACTTTGTGCAAAAAGATCACTTCTCCCGCTTCTTCCTCTGCCCGCACGTGAACGTTCCATAACGTTTCCAGTTCTTCTTCCAAAACGGTCAGTTCATGGTAATGAGTGGAAAATAACGTTTTTGCCCCAATATGCCCGTGAATATATTCCACGATGGAACGGGCAAGCGCCATGCCGTCATACGTAGATGTGCCCCTCCCAATTTCATCAAGGAGGAGGAGACTGTTTGCCGTCGCTTCTTTCAAAGCATGTTCGGTTTCAAGCATCTCCACCATGAATGTGCTTTGGCCACTGACGAGGTCATCGGCAGCACCGATGCGCGTAAATATTTTATCAAACAATGGCAACGTTGCTTCGTCCGCAGGCACAAAACAGCCGATTTGCGCCATAACAGAAATGATCGCGATCTGCCGCATATACGTACTTTTTCCCGCCATGTTCGGACCGGTAATCAGTAACTGTTCCCGCTTGTCATCCATATGGACGTCATTCGCGACGTACGCGCCTCTTTCTAACGTTGTTTCAACGACAGGGTGACGACTGTTTACGAGCGACATCGTGCGCTGTTCGGAAAAGCGAGGGCGCGTGAAACGCCTTTCTTCGCTGACCTGGGCAAAACTTTGCAAACAATCGACATAAGCAATCATTTGCGCAAGTTGTTGCAGGCGGGGAATGTACGCGTTCGTTTCCTCCCGAACGCTTTTAAAAAGGTCAAATTCCAGCTGTTCCATTTTTTCTTCCGCTTCCAAAATTCGATTTTCCATTTCTTTTAAATCGGGCGTGATGAAACGTTCCGCGTTTGTCAGCGTCTGTTTTCGTTCAAAGTGATCGGGGGCGTGCGGCAACTGTGCTTTGGAGATTTCGATATAGTAACCGAAAACACGGTTGTAGCCCACTTTTAAATTTTTAATGCCCGTCGCTTCCCGCTCTTGGTGCTCAAGATTGGAGAGCCACGTCTTCCCGTTTTCACTGGCTTCCCGGTATTCATCAAGTTCTTCGTGGAAGCCGCGCCGAATCATCCCTCCTTCACGGATCGCGATCGGCGGGTCATCCACAAGCGCGGCTTCCAGGCGTTCGCGCAATGCTTCGCACACATCCACATCTTCAGTCAGACGAACACCTTCATCCCCGAGCGCAGGCAACGTATCCACAATTTCCGGAACTTGTTGCAACGACGTTCGCAATTGCACGAGCTCGCGGGCGTTGACATTGCCATACGCGACACGGCCCGCCAAACGTTCCAAGTCGTAAACATTCTTCAGTTGATCCTGCAATTGCGCGCGAGTGAGCATATCATCCACAAGTTGATGGACAAGGGTCTGCCTTCGTTCCACTTCCCTTTTATTCGCTAACGGACGCTCCAAAAAACGGTGGAGCATTCTGCTGCCCATCGCCGTCTTTGTATCGTCGAGCAAATGATACAAAGAGCCTTTCTTTTTTCGCTCTCTTAATGAAGCGGTGAGCTCCAAGTTTCGCCGGGTATGTACATCCATTTGTAAAAATTCCCGCGGCTCAATCGTTGCCAAGGGTTGCAAATGGGCAAGGGAACGTTTTTGTGTTCGGGCCAGATAATGGAGCATCCGTCCGAAAGCGGCGCGAACAGATGGATCCGAGCCATCGTATAAATGCAGATAGGCATCGGGCATGTCCTCGTTTTCTTCATAAGAAATCGTAAAGGCGGCCGTTTTTAGCCATTTTTCCCAATCAGACGGAAGTTCCTCGCGCGGAAAAATCACTTCCCTTAGCCCATCCGCGAGCAGTGCCTTTTCAATATCGGTCACTTCGGAACCGATGATGCCGCCGTCGGTTTCCCCTGTCGTTAAGTCCGTGCGAACATACGCCAACCTATCATGATCCATGCCGGACAAAGCCGCAATGTAATGATTGGCATCTGCCGTTACGGCCCGTTCTTCCATGATCGTTCCCGGCGTAACGACACGGATCACTTCCCGCTTCACAACCCCTTTGGCCGTTTGCGGGTCTTCCACTTGTTCACATATCGCAATTTTATACCCTTTATCGATTAAACGAGCGATATAATTTTCGGCGGAATGATACGGCACCCCGCACATGGGGGCCGCGTCATCGCCTTTTCCCCTGCGTGTCAGGGTTATCTCCAGCTCCCTGGCCGCCAATTCGGCATCGTCGAAAAACAGTTCATAGAAGTCTCCCAACCGAAAAAATAAAAACGCATCCGGATACTGATTTTTTATGTCATGGTATTGCTGCATCATCGGTGTAATTTTCGACACGACTATTCCTCCACTATAAAATGAATCTACTAATTTAAATTATAGCATAGGGAATGCAAGTGCTCGAAGGAAAAAGAAATTCCATGAAACGAGCCGGCACATATCCCTCGGAATTCGTCATATGAAACGTTCCGTTTTTTAGCTGATCATGCCGTTATAGAACGTATGCCAACACTACTGAACCCTTCATGAAGACTGGGCGGCGAACTAAAAAACGAGTGATGGGTTCAAAAACCCTTCACTCGTTCTTTAATTAGTCTTTTTTTTCGCCATGCGCCTCTTCTTTTTTATCTTCCTCCTTCGTTTCCTTATAACGCCCGTGCAATTCAAAATCGCTCGGCCGTCTTCCAAGGAAATCGGGCTGAATGTCATCTTTCAATTCCTGATCGGACACTTGATCCGCCCATTTGACGTCCTTATAATAGTCGTCTTCTTTTTCCGGATGAACGAGAATAGAGATTTTCGTCTCCCCGACGAGCTCTGCCGCAAACTCCCGTTCCACTTCCACATTGACTTCTTTATCTTTCTTGGAAATGGATGCTTCGATGGTATTCGGCTGCTTTGTCGCTCGGGCAATGACATCAAAATCGTCTGTCATCACTTCATCAGAGCGCATTTTTAACGGCACATGTTCCTTGTAAGATACTTTTTCGCTCGCCACGTCCGTTTTTGTGTTATTTTCATAAGAGTACCATACATTAATATCATAATCGCCGGTAATCTCTACACTGTCCCCCTTTCGTTTGGCATCGTACTTGTGGTTAATCACCCAACAACCGAGAATGCTTGATGGGCGATGGGCTGGCTTAATCGTATGTGTCGTCTTTGAGAATTTTTTTCCTTTTCCGCAAACCGCCTTTGTGATGATTTCCCGATAATGTTCTTTTTTATGATCCAAGTGACGGTCCCTCCCTTAAGATTCAGCTTCCGGCGTTTACATGCCTCTTCTTCATATGTATGAACGTATCTGTTGTTCATGACAATAAAAAAACCTGCCACTCGGGGCAGGTTGAAAAAGACATTAGTCTTTTCCCAAATAGGAACGAAGCATCCAGCCGTCTTTTTGGTAATCGCGCGCGATGTCTTGCACCGCGTCAGCGAGGGATAACGCATTTTGGTCTTCAAGGTTTTCCACTGTTTCTAACAGTTGATTGCTTACAAATTGCAAATCAGCGACTAAGGTTTCCACCATTTCCTGTTCTTCTTCGTTGCCGGAAGCTTCTTCAATGGTCGCGTTGGCGAGGTAATCTTTCATCGTTGCGAGCGGTTTAACTTGAATCGCCAGCATTTGCTCGGCATAGTCATCGATGTAGTCCTTCGTTTTGTTATACAGCTCTTCAAATTTTTCATGGAGAGAGAAGAAATGCGAACCCTTTACAAACCAATGATAATTGTGCAGTTTCACGTAAAGCACTTGCATATTCGCGAGTTCCCGATTCAAATCTTGTTCCAACACTCGTCCGGCTTGCCCTTTAATTTCAGTTGCTTGTCGTTTTGCCATCTTTATTGCCTCCTCAGTACATTTCATTTTTTGGTTGTTTTGATTACAATATCTATTATATTATAATCATTATAAAAAAACAACCATTATCATAAATGCCTTTCTACTTATTCCATTCCCGTTTGACACAAAAAGTATGCCACGAATTTAAAATATCCATCAAAAAACTGCCATGCGTTTGATTACACATGGCAGCTTTGTTATTTATTTTGCTTTAAAGGCGACTCATCATCTGAGCGATGATTGATTTCGTTGGTGACTTCATTTGAAATCGTCGTGGACACGGTTTGCAACATTTCGTTTACGTCATTTTGGCTTTGCTTGAACTCTTTAACAATCGGTATTTCATCCACTTCGGCGTGTAGCGCGTTGATCTCCGCTTCCTTTTGGCGGACCCCTTCAGTTTTTCCGTAATGTTTCAAGTTCACGAGCTCTTTTTGCTTATCCTTTATGTCACTAATCAGCTTTTGGATTTTTTCGTTTTGGTTAATCGTCTTCTCGGCTCTTCTAAAAAAGTCAACTTCTTCGGTGTCGACCATCATGTTGGCCAGTTCCTTGGCTTTCGCCAAGATGTCATCCTTTGTATATAACTTTTCCGTCATACGTTTTGCACCTCACTATATGATACCATTTCTCCGTTTAACGACCACGTTTTCACATCGGTAATTTTTACGTCTACAAGTTTTCCGATGGACGTTTTAGGTGCACGAACGTTGACGAGTTTATTCGTACGCGTGCGCCCGGCAAGGATCTCGGGATCTTTTTTGCTTTCCCCTTCAAGAAGCACTTCGACGGTTTGGTCTTGCAGCGCTTCATTGCTTTTTGCCGACAATTCGTTGACGACAGCATTCAACCTTTGCAACCGTTCGCGTTTCACTTCATGAGGGACATTGTCGTTCATGCGGGCTGCAGGCGTGCCATCACGCGGCGAATAAATATATGTGAACGCACTGTCATAACCCATTTCTTTCACTAAGGAAAGGGTGTCTTGAAATTGTTCTTCCGTTTCATTCGGAAAACCGACAATGATGTCGGTCGTAAACGTGGCATGCGGCATGGCAGCTTTGATTTTGCGTGCCAGTTCCACGTATTCCTCTCGCGTGTATTTGCGCCCCATTAACTTCAATACATCACTGTTTCCATGTTGAACAGGCAAATGAATATGCTCAAGAAGGTTATCGCCTTTTGCCAACACTTCGATAAGGTGGTCATCAAAATCACGGGGATGGCTCGTTGTAAAACGAACACGAGGGATATCGATTTTTCGTATTTCATCCATTAAGTCGCCAAGTCCGACATCGTCGTCCAAATCTTTTCCGTACGCGTTCACATTTTGACCGAGCAACGTAATTTCTTTATAGCCATGTCTGGCGAGTTCGCGTACTTCTTGGATAATATCTTCAGGGCGCCGGCTTCGTTCTTTTCCACGGGTATAAGGAACGATGCAATACGTGCAAAATTTGTCACACCCATACATGATGTTCACCCATGCCTGAATATTGCCTTGGCGGCGTCTGGGCATGTTTTCCACGACGTCGCCTTCTTTGGACCAAACTTCCACGACCATTTCCTTACCCTGGATCGCATCTTTTAGCAAATGAGGCAAGCGATGAATGTTATGTGTGCCGAAAACGAGGTCCACATGTTGATGTTTTTGTAAAATGCGATTGACGACGCTTTCTTCTTGAGACATGCAGCCGCATAGGCCGAGAACGACTTCCGGTCGCTCTTTTTTAAGGTTTTTTAAATTGCCGACCTCGCCGAACACTTTATTCTCCGCATTTTCACGGATGGCACATGTATTTAACAAGATGATGTCGGCATCATCGGTCGTATCCGTCGGTGTGAACCCTAGTTCCTCGAGGATTCCGGACATATTTTCCGTATCGTGTACGTTCATTTGGCATCCATACGTGCGAATATAGTATTTTTTTCCGTTACCAATGCTTTGCATATCCTCGGGAATTTTAAAATCATAATAAAATTCCACGTCTTTGCGGCGACGCCGTTGTCCTTTTCGATAGTTTGGCTGTTCGTTTATCTTAATATGCCGGCCGCCGATCTTCATGATTTCCTGGCCGTCTTCATTAACGTCAATGGTTGCATTAGAGAAATCAAAGTACTTGCTGTAGTCTTTCGTTTTATTGGCCGGACGGTGTTGTTCCTCGTTCATACGCGAGGGGAGCCCCCTTTCCTCTATCCTATCCTTTTCAAATTATAAAGCTTCCGGTACCGGAAAACAACCATCTCTATTTAACGATCGCGCGCGATCGACAATGTGCGCAAACGATTAATGGCAGCCGCGATTTCAAAACGGCGCGGCCGTGCCAAATCGCCTGGATGTTTGCCTTTGAACGGGGACAATTCATCCAGTCCGGAGGCGGTGTCTCGTTCATAAATATCCAGCATTTCCCCGAGGGTGTGATTTCCATTGGCGTATTGTTTCGCCAAGTAGTGAAGCGCGCGGGCGATTGCTCTCGTTTGGCTGGGATCGATGCATTGCTCGACTGCGGAAAGGTCGATGGTTTCCCGTCCGTAAAGGATCGTATGTTTCCCTCGGGCATCAACCTTTTCTTTTTTCCCGCGTTGGGCATCAAAACTTTTTGCCAAGGGATAGCGCGTACTTTTAACCGTGAATGGTGCCGCTTCGTGGGTAATCCGCTGACTGCGGGCTTTTTCAGCAATTTCCTTCGCTTTGCCTGTAACGTCATACGGTCGGTACGCATCCATCATCGTCACCGTATCGGCAACATCAAAGTAATCGCCTGTGCCTCCGACAACGATAATGGTAGAGACGCCTTCTTCCTCATATAAGTCCCTCACCCGGTCGATAAACGGGGTGATCGGTTCTTTTTCTGGGGAAACGAGTTGTTGCATGCGATAATCGCGAATCATGAAATTCGTCGCGCTCGTATCCTCATCGATGAGCAAAAGACGGCTTCCGGCTTCAAGCGATTCGATAATGTTCGTCGCTTGCGAGGTGCTGCCGCTCGCGTTGTCCGTTTGAAAACGGTCCGTGCTTTTTTGATTCGGAAGATCGTCGATAAAAGGCGATATATTTACATTCGTGACCCCGCGCCCGTCTTCGGCACGTATTTTACAAGCGCTTGTATCCGTGACGATAAAGGCGCGTCCATCTCCATCGATATGATTGTAAATGCCGCGTTCCAATGCCTCAAGTAATGTGCTTTTCCCGTGGTAACCGCCACCGACAATGACATGAACACCTTTCGGGATAAGCATACCCCGTATATCCCCGCTATGGGGCAACGAAACGGTAGCCGCCCTCGTCTCCGGGCTCTCAAAAGGGATCGCGCGGCCGGGATCAAGGGGACGATTTTCGACGCCGCTTGCCCGCGGAAGAATCGAACCATCTGCAACAAACGCGAGGGCGTCACGTTCTTTTACATAGGCACGCAAGGCGTCTTGGTCATCGCTGAGCGCCACATGATTCTTGAGCCCTTCCATATCAATATTGAATAGGGCTTGTTCAATGATACTCGGTAGTTGTTCAGTTAACAGTTTCGCCGCCTGGACGCCCATAATCGTTCTGCCGCGTGCAGGCAAATGGATGGACAAACGAATCTCCACTTTTTCTTTATCGCAAACGACGGCTGTCCGCTCTAGGATTTCTTGTCCGGGGCGATCGATAAAAAGGCTTTTTTCCGCCTTTTGTTTGCGTATTGCTTTTCCGACCGAACGAGCAACATAATCTGTAAACGCAACGTTGCGATGCCCGCTTTCATACAACGCTTCATTCATATGTAATTGTCGATGGGGGATCTCTACCCTTGCCCGGGAAGGGCTGGCATAAGGATCTGCTTGGATGTGATCCAAATGGAGGCGAAACGAGGGAAACGTAAACGTCCCGCGAATATCGTTATAAGCTTTGTATCCTTTCCGATCGATGCGTTCTAGCGTTTGCTGTAATTGTTTCAACTCTCATTCACTCCAACTTTTAGAAAACTTGACTTCTCGCCATAAAATGGCGAAAGCCTTCATTGCACTAGTGCTGAACGGCTGAAATAAATGATCATCTGTAGTTGTGGCGCCAAATAATCGAGATAAGACTGATATTAGTCCTCACCGGGCGTGAGTGCGGACAAAAAGATAGATAAAGCGTAAAATAATGTTCTCGCCATACAAGTAGCGGCACCGAAAATTCATTTGATATCGCTCATGCTTTTGTGATCGGATAATTCAACCACCCTGCACTAGTGATACTTTGATATCTGCTTTGAAAAACTCAGCGCATGAGGCACGCTGAGTTTTTCATTCATCACCTGGGTTCGATAATGAGTTTAATGGCTGTTCGCTCTTCACCATCAATCTCAATGTCCGTAAACGCCGGGATACAAACCAGGTCAATTCCACT
It includes:
- the mutS gene encoding DNA mismatch repair protein MutS; its protein translation is MSKITPMMQQYHDIKNQYPDAFLFFRLGDFYELFFDDAELAARELEITLTRRGKGDDAAPMCGVPYHSAENYIARLIDKGYKIAICEQVEDPQTAKGVVKREVIRVVTPGTIMEERAVTADANHYIAALSGMDHDRLAYVRTDLTTGETDGGIIGSEVTDIEKALLADGLREVIFPREELPSDWEKWLKTAAFTISYEENEDMPDAYLHLYDGSDPSVRAAFGRMLHYLARTQKRSLAHLQPLATIEPREFLQMDVHTRRNLELTASLRERKKKGSLYHLLDDTKTAMGSRMLHRFLERPLANKREVERRQTLVHQLVDDMLTRAQLQDQLKNVYDLERLAGRVAYGNVNARELVQLRTSLQQVPEIVDTLPALGDEGVRLTEDVDVCEALRERLEAALVDDPPIAIREGGMIRRGFHEELDEYREASENGKTWLSNLEHQEREATGIKNLKVGYNRVFGYYIEISKAQLPHAPDHFERKQTLTNAERFITPDLKEMENRILEAEEKMEQLEFDLFKSVREETNAYIPRLQQLAQMIAYVDCLQSFAQVSEERRFTRPRFSEQRTMSLVNSRHPVVETTLERGAYVANDVHMDDKREQLLITGPNMAGKSTYMRQIAIISVMAQIGCFVPADEATLPLFDKIFTRIGAADDLVSGQSTFMVEMLETEHALKEATANSLLLLDEIGRGTSTYDGMALARSIVEYIHGHIGAKTLFSTHYHELTVLEEELETLWNVHVRAEEEAGEVIFLHKVEEGRADKSYGIHVAQLAHLPDTVIERARALLDEYENVPQENGIAHDEQLPLFTYEEEKKTTRSVKKETPEDAEVAKQIRDMDILNITPLEAMQAIGNWQKQLRSKT
- a CDS encoding RicAFT regulatory complex protein RicA family protein: MTEKLYTKDDILAKAKELANMMVDTEEVDFFRRAEKTINQNEKIQKLISDIKDKQKELVNLKHYGKTEGVRQKEAEINALHAEVDEIPIVKEFKQSQNDVNEMLQTVSTTISNEVTNEINHRSDDESPLKQNK
- the miaB gene encoding tRNA (N6-isopentenyl adenosine(37)-C2)-methylthiotransferase MiaB — encoded protein: MNEEQHRPANKTKDYSKYFDFSNATIDVNEDGQEIMKIGGRHIKINEQPNYRKGQRRRRKDVEFYYDFKIPEDMQSIGNGKKYYIRTYGCQMNVHDTENMSGILEELGFTPTDTTDDADIILLNTCAIRENAENKVFGEVGNLKNLKKERPEVVLGLCGCMSQEESVVNRILQKHQHVDLVFGTHNIHRLPHLLKDAIQGKEMVVEVWSKEGDVVENMPRRRQGNIQAWVNIMYGCDKFCTYCIVPYTRGKERSRRPEDIIQEVRELARHGYKEITLLGQNVNAYGKDLDDDVGLGDLMDEIRKIDIPRVRFTTSHPRDFDDHLIEVLAKGDNLLEHIHLPVQHGNSDVLKLMGRKYTREEYVELARKIKAAMPHATFTTDIIVGFPNETEEQFQDTLSLVKEMGYDSAFTYIYSPRDGTPAARMNDNVPHEVKRERLQRLNAVVNELSAKSNEALQDQTVEVLLEGESKKDPEILAGRTRTNKLVNVRAPKTSIGKLVDVKITDVKTWSLNGEMVSYSEVQNV
- the cotE gene encoding outer spore coat protein CotE; translated protein: MDHKKEHYREIITKAVCGKGKKFSKTTHTIKPAHRPSSILGCWVINHKYDAKRKGDSVEITGDYDINVWYSYENNTKTDVASEKVSYKEHVPLKMRSDEVMTDDFDVIARATKQPNTIEASISKKDKEVNVEVEREFAAELVGETKISILVHPEKEDDYYKDVKWADQVSDQELKDDIQPDFLGRRPSDFELHGRYKETKEEDKKEEAHGEKKD
- a CDS encoding Dps family protein, whose amino-acid sequence is MAKRQATEIKGQAGRVLEQDLNRELANMQVLYVKLHNYHWFVKGSHFFSLHEKFEELYNKTKDYIDDYAEQMLAIQVKPLATMKDYLANATIEEASGNEEEQEMVETLVADLQFVSNQLLETVENLEDQNALSLADAVQDIARDYQKDGWMLRSYLGKD
- a CDS encoding ABC-ATPase domain-containing protein, translated to MKQLQQTLERIDRKGYKAYNDIRGTFTFPSFRLHLDHIQADPYASPSRARVEIPHRQLHMNEALYESGHRNVAFTDYVARSVGKAIRKQKAEKSLFIDRPGQEILERTAVVCDKEKVEIRLSIHLPARGRTIMGVQAAKLLTEQLPSIIEQALFNIDMEGLKNHVALSDDQDALRAYVKERDALAFVADGSILPRASGVENRPLDPGRAIPFESPETRAATVSLPHSGDIRGMLIPKGVHVIVGGGYHGKSTLLEALERGIYNHIDGDGRAFIVTDTSACKIRAEDGRGVTNVNISPFIDDLPNQKSTDRFQTDNASGSTSQATNIIESLEAGSRLLLIDEDTSATNFMIRDYRMQQLVSPEKEPITPFIDRVRDLYEEEGVSTIIVVGGTGDYFDVADTVTMMDAYRPYDVTGKAKEIAEKARSQRITHEAAPFTVKSTRYPLAKSFDAQRGKKEKVDARGKHTILYGRETIDLSAVEQCIDPSQTRAIARALHYLAKQYANGNHTLGEMLDIYERDTASGLDELSPFKGKHPGDLARPRRFEIAAAINRLRTLSIARDR